Proteins encoded together in one Drosophila albomicans strain 15112-1751.03 chromosome 2R, ASM965048v2, whole genome shotgun sequence window:
- the LOC117576301 gene encoding uncharacterized protein LOC117576301, producing the protein MPQHNIVCEWLRTIGLTQYGESFLENGYDELEICKQIGEIDLDAIGVDNPSHRGKLLKSVRTLREKGAAIVYVLINDPKAISNSNEILASDCDTPVTMKELEAVMKRHLEADGIRLTAHPYSTPEGKRGYLEGLAAHYSKQINMPYEDVLDAIEQVRLSKWKERHVRISTGHTLTRRGGVSSSGASSSGCSSGGSRLVGSSVLPTSHSQPLYVPGKYLPSSCLSNREENEIYSYTQNDLANRMARNAIDSKSALNLNGMQHSYPGARTNFFYDFSATEGRNKHKQRRTVFARFLQGLRQSGDELNATEGMQLKTNERLRSCGTMKRPEPPQDFEKTIQRLKTQKAAQKKAASAPRDIALHERNKEVAHSLANEMPLNNYTKHP; encoded by the exons ATGCCGCAGCACAACATCGTTTGCGAGTGGCTGCGCACCATCGGCCTTACGCAATACGGCGAAAGTTTCCTCGAGAACGGTTACGATGAGCTGGAGATATGCAAGCAAATTGGTGAAATCGATCTCGATGCCATCGGCGTCGACAATCCCTCGCATCGCGGCAAACTGCTGAAGAGTGTGCGCACGTTGCGTGAAAAGGGCGCAGCGATTGTGTATGTGCTCATCAATGATCCGAAGGCGATTAGCAATAGCAACGAGATTCTAGCCTCCGACTGTGATACGCCCGTTACAATGAAGGAACTGGAGGCGGTCATGAAGCGGCATCTCGAGGCCGATGGCATTCGGTTGACAGCGCATCCCTATTCGACGCCG GAGGGAAAACGCGGTTATCTGGAAGGACTTGCAGCGCACTACAGCAAACAGATCAATATGCCGTATGAGGATGTGTTGGATGCCATCGAGCAGGTGCGTCTGTCCAAGTGGAAGGAGCGACATGTTCGCATCTCCACAGGACACACGCTCACCCGGCGTGGCGGCGTCTCATCGAGTGGAGCGAGCAGCAGCGGTTGCAGCAGCGGGGGAAGTCGACTCGTTGGCTCCTCGGTGCTGCCGACGAGCCACAGTCAGCCACTTTATGTGCCTGGCAAGTATTTG CCATCGAGTTGCCTGTCAAATCGCGAGGAGAACGAGATCTATAGCTACACACAGAACGATTTGGCCAATCGGATGGCCCGCAATGCCATCGACTCGAAGTCGGCGCTCAATTTGAATGGCATGCAACACAGTTATCCCGGCGCGCGCACCAATTTCTTTTACGATTTTTCGGCAACAG AAGGCCgcaacaaacacaagcaaCGACGCACGGTCTTTGCACGCTTTCTGCAGGGTCTGAGGCAAAGTGGAGACGAGCTCAACGCCACCGAGGGAATGCAATTAAAG ACCAACGAACGCTTGAGAAGCTGCGGCACCATGAAGCGACCGGAACCACCACAGGACTTTGAGAAGACTATACAGCGA CTAAAGACGCAGAAGGCGGCCCAAAAGAAGGCGGCAAGTGCGCCGCGGGACATTGCGTTGCACGAACGGAACAAGGAGGTGGCCCACAGTCTGGCCAACGAGATGCCATTGAACAATTATACAAAGCATCCCTAG